The proteins below come from a single Balaenoptera acutorostrata chromosome 2, mBalAcu1.1, whole genome shotgun sequence genomic window:
- the CCNO gene encoding cyclin-O, with protein MVTPCPTSPMSPAARAGRRDDQNLRAPVKKSRRPRLRRKQPLQPLNPCPLPGDSGVCDLFESPSSGSDGADSPAARGCSPLPGPAQQLVQLDLQTFRDYGQSCYAFRKARESHYHPRESLARQPQVTAESRCKLLSWLIPVHRQFGLSFESLCLTVNTLDRFLITTPVAADCFQLLGVTSLLIACKQVEVHPPRVKQLLALCCGAFSRQQLCNLECIVLHKLHFSLGAPTISFFLEHFTHARVEAGQAEVSEALEAQALARGVAELSLADYAFTSYTPSLLAICCLALADRMLQFPRPMDLRLGGHPEAALQDCLGKLQLLVAINRTSLTHMLPLQICEKCSLSPSLK; from the exons ATGGTGACGCCCTGCCCCACCAGCCCCATGAGCCCCGCCGCCCGGGCTGGGAGGCGGGACGACCAGAACCTCCGTGCCCCGGTGAAGAAGAGCAGGCGCCCACGCCTCCGGAGGAAGCAGCCGCTGCAGCCGCTGAACCCGTGCCCGCTACCCGGAGACTCTGGCGTCTGCGACCTGTTCGAGTCCCCCAGCTCCGGCTCGGATGGCGCAGACAGCCCCGCGGCGCGAGGCTGCAGCCCCCTACCCGGTCCTGCCCAGCAGCTGGTGCAGCTAGATCTACAGACCTTCCGCGACTACGGTCAGAGCTGCTACGCCTTCCGCAAGGCGCGGGAAAGCCACTACCACCCGCGGGAGTCATTGGCGCGGCAGCCACAA GTAACGGCGGAATCCCGCTGTAAGCTGCTCAGCTGGCTAATCCCCGTGCACCGCCAGTTCGGCCTCTCCTTCGAGTCGCTGTGCCTGACGGTGAACACTCTGGACCGCTTCCTTATCACCACGCCTGTGGCTGCAGACTGCTTCCAGCTGCTCGGGGTCACGTCCCTGCTCATCGCTTGCAAACAG GTGGAGGTGCACCCGCCGCGCGTGAAGCAGCTCCTGGCCCTGTGCTGCGGCGCCTTCTCCCGGCAGCAGCTCTGCAATCTCGAGTGCATCGTGCTGCACAAACTGCACTTCAGCCTGGGCGCGCCGACCATCAGCTTCTTCCTGGAGCATTTCACGCACGCACGCGTGGAGGCCGGGCAAGCAGAGGTCTCCGAAGCCCTGGAAGCGCAAGCCCTGGCGCGCGGGGTGGCGGAGCTGAGCCTGGCTGACTACGCTTTCACCAGCTACACCCCCTCCCTGCTGGCCATCTGTTGCCTGGCGCTGGCAGACCGTATGCTGCAGTTCCCTCGCCCGATGGACTTGCGCCTGGGCGGGCACCCCGAGGCGGCGCTGCAGGACTGCCTGGGCAAGCTGCAGCTACTGGTGGCCATAAACAGAACGTCCCTGACTCACATGCTGCCCCTCCAGATCTGCGAGAAGTGCAGCCTGTCCCCGAGCTTGAAATGA